The Thalassoglobus sp. JC818 genome segment ATCGAGAGTTGTCATATCCGCAATACTGGCAAGCACGAGGAGAGCTTGCTGCCCGACAAGGTGATCGTTCTTCTGCAATGCACTGCTACCTGAAAGCCTGGCAACTCGCTCCGGAATCTCGATCTGTGACCAGCCAACTCATTCAACTGGCTGCCGACGCTGATCGAGACGAAGGGGTGATTGTCCTCAAAGATCGACTTCAGAAGCTCGACCAATTTGAACAAGTCATTTCGCGCGTTCTTTTCGGAGGACAACAGGGAGGAATCGACGATCTTCTGGCAGTGACGAACGCTTATTATGAAGTCGGCCGTGCTTGGGAAGCACTTCACTTTTGCAAGATCGCAATCGATATCGATCCGAACTCTTCAGCGTTTCGCAAGTTGTACGAACAGCTGCAAAGCGATTGTCGCGAAACTCCACTTCGACTAACGCTCATCTCTTTTATCGATCCTGTCCCGTTGACTCCGGATGAATTTCCACTTTCGCCGCCGTCTCGAGATGATTCTCCTCAGCAGAACGCTCCGAGCCAGGCAGTTCCTGCAATCGCCTTTGTCGATCAAGCACAGCAAACTGGTTTTCACTTTCGGTTCCAAAACAAAACCGGTGCCGATGGGAAGCCACTGATCTGGACGTTTTCAGGAGGTGGCATCGGAGTCATTGACTTCGATCTGGACGGATGGCCGGACGTGATTTGCACACAAGCTGACTGCCGCCCATTGGAACCTGCGGGATCAAGTCACGATCAACTGTTCCGGAATCTGTCCGGCGAACAGTTTGTTTCCGTCGAGCAGCGTGCTCTCGTCGAAGAGACAGGTTTCGGACAGGGAGTTTCGATCGGCGATGTCAACTCTGATGGATTCCCTGATGTCTACATCGCGAACTTCGGCAAAAACGCTCTGCACATCAACAACGGGGACGGAACTTTTGCGCTGTCAGCTGATTTCGATTCTGAAGAACAGTGGACGACGAGTTGCCTCGTGGCAGACCTCAATTCCGATGGTCTGGCGGACCTCTATGACGTCAACTACCTCAGCGGGACCGACGGTCTCAGCAAGACCTGTCTTCATGCTGACGGCTCACTTGCAATGTGTCAGCCGTACGATTTTGACGGGGCACCGGACTCAATCCGGCTGAATACTCGATCAGGAATGTTTCAATCCATTCAGCCCAACGTACTCCCAGCGATGGACGGCAAAGGGCTCGGAATCGTGACCTGGCGGGAAGAACACTCCGACGGGCCGTTGCTGTTTGTGGCGAACGACACAACCGCGAATTACCTGTTTCAATGCAGCAGCAAGACTGACGGGCTTCAACTGAACGATGTCGCTTTAACTTCTGGAGTGGCGTTTAACCGCGATGGAAAAGCGGAAGGTTGCATGGGAGTCGTTGTCAGCGACTTCGATCAGAACGGCCTGTTTGATCTTCATACGACTAATTTCCTGGCTGAGTCGAATACCTTCTACCAGCAACTGACTCCGGGATTTTTCGAAGACCGGACAGTCGCCAGTCAACTTGAAAGCACGACATGGAACAGCCTCGGATTTGGAACGCAGTCACTCGACTCCGATCTTGACGGCACTCCAGAACTGTTCGTTGCGAACGGGCATCTTCAAGACCTCACACGTTTTGGTCGGCCGTTTCGAATGGCGCCGCAACTCTTCTATCAAGCGGGAATCCAATTTCACGAGCTGCCAGGATCAGAAGTCGGCGAATACTTTCAACGACTTCACCTGGGACGAGCAGCTGTCAAGCTTGACTGGAATCGTGATGGCCTCGACGACTTGATTGTCGGTCATCTTGACGAAGATTATGCCCTACTGACGAATCAGACTCTCCCTGTCGGAAAGCATCTCAAGCTCACCCTGAAAGGGGTTCAGTCTGCACGAGATGCCATCGGTGCGCGAGTTCGCATCACCGGAAAGGAGAGCTCTCGACTCGTGCAACTGACAGCGGGAGATGGGTATCTGGCCTCAAACGAGCGCGTTTTGAATATCGGATGGGCTGACCTCGACCGCGCTGTTCAGATTGAAATTCAGTGGCCCAGCGGCATTCGACAGGTCATCCAAGATGTGAATGTGCCGGGGCATTTTTTGATCGTCGAAGAACAAGAAAAAATCTATTCCATCGGTGTGAATGCTTCTCAAAACGATCGACCTGACTCCACGATTACCAACTGATTTCTTGATTCGCTCTCTGCAAGAGATCGATGAAAGTCTCTCAAATCGCCCAATAGACAGCTGGCGGATGAACGATTAGACTCCCATTCTCAATCGTTGATGTATCTTTTGTCAGGTGTTTGAGAATGAATAAAGCGAAAATCTGGTTGCCCGCTCTGATCGTTGTGGCTGGCTTGATCTACTGGTTCACTCAATCCAACGGACCGGCGGATTCACTTCGGAGTCGAGGCATGAGTCTTCGCCAGCTGGATTCCGGCGAGATTGTTTCCGTCGAAATGAAGACCGATCAGTTTAATGACTCCGACCTGGAGACCGTCTCAAAGATCGAGACCCTTGAATCCTTAAACGCATCGAACTCATCGATCACGAACGAAGGCCTTCAACATTTACAGAAGCTTCCCAAGCTCGAATATCTTTCGCTCGCAAATACTTCTGTCGACGACTCTGCGATCCCAACACTTACGGAACTGAAGTCGCTGGAGACGCTCGTGCTGGATGGATGTGCCGTCAGCCCTGAAGCACTCAAGGCACTAGCAGGACTTCCCAATCTGATTGAGCTTTCTGTCTACGACGTCTCCATCCCGTACAAAGAATTGCTTCAACTTGAAGATGATCTCGGCGAGAACACGGACATCTTCATCAATGCTGAAAGTGTGTTTGGAAGCCCCGAGGAAGCGA includes the following:
- a CDS encoding FG-GAP-like repeat-containing protein, with amino-acid sequence MAVQIEESNQPPITRSRSALAMRIILAGILIGVVGTVLLRTFNATPTRELLIEKTEQSLKTGEFIEAEELARELHESSPKDTVSAELLARCLTGQQKFQEAVSLIEQFPESAGLQKRSALIYRDHLLQLDKAAKCFQLALNAEPNDVQTLTDQANLLTLCGQKSDSVELILRVIQSGAETDLVMLLAREESGIDDLPTLLAAREATPEDSFPILGLAQRAILNDDPEAAIRLLREALELSNAPSITRPLLMLELSKLERDRELSIEIETARDRELSYPQYWQARGELAARQGDRSSAMHCYLKAWQLAPESRSVTSQLIQLAADADRDEGVIVLKDRLQKLDQFEQVISRVLFGGQQGGIDDLLAVTNAYYEVGRAWEALHFCKIAIDIDPNSSAFRKLYEQLQSDCRETPLRLTLISFIDPVPLTPDEFPLSPPSRDDSPQQNAPSQAVPAIAFVDQAQQTGFHFRFQNKTGADGKPLIWTFSGGGIGVIDFDLDGWPDVICTQADCRPLEPAGSSHDQLFRNLSGEQFVSVEQRALVEETGFGQGVSIGDVNSDGFPDVYIANFGKNALHINNGDGTFALSADFDSEEQWTTSCLVADLNSDGLADLYDVNYLSGTDGLSKTCLHADGSLAMCQPYDFDGAPDSIRLNTRSGMFQSIQPNVLPAMDGKGLGIVTWREEHSDGPLLFVANDTTANYLFQCSSKTDGLQLNDVALTSGVAFNRDGKAEGCMGVVVSDFDQNGLFDLHTTNFLAESNTFYQQLTPGFFEDRTVASQLESTTWNSLGFGTQSLDSDLDGTPELFVANGHLQDLTRFGRPFRMAPQLFYQAGIQFHELPGSEVGEYFQRLHLGRAAVKLDWNRDGLDDLIVGHLDEDYALLTNQTLPVGKHLKLTLKGVQSARDAIGARVRITGKESSRLVQLTAGDGYLASNERVLNIGWADLDRAVQIEIQWPSGIRQVIQDVNVPGHFLIVEEQEKIYSIGVNASQNDRPDSTITN